Part of the Anopheles cruzii unplaced genomic scaffold, idAnoCruzAS_RS32_06 scaffold04011_ctg1, whole genome shotgun sequence genome, GTCATGTCGCCAAGTACCGTCGAATGTCTCTGGAGTGTATCAAATCGAACCGGAGAAGCCATTCAAAGAGCCTATGACAGTGCTGTGCGATCAAGAATATGACGCCGGAGGATGGGTTGTGATCCAACATCGCTTCGATGGCTCTGCAAACTTCTATCGCAACTGGAAGGAGTACAAAAATGGGTTCGGACAACTTGAAGGCGAGTTTTGGTTGGGCCTTGATCGCATCCATCAGCTGACGGCCTCTAAGCCACACGAACTGGTGATATTGCTAGAAGACTTCGAAGGCCGTAAAACCTACGCAAAGTACGATCTGTTTGAGATCGGTGGCGAAAGTGAACTGTACGCTTTAAACAACATTACTGGATATTCTGGAACTGCTGGGGATTCCTTGATTAGTGTTACTGGAATGAAATTTTCTACTCTTGACTCGGACAACGATACTTGGGAGGGTAGTTGTGCTGTAACATACAATGGCGCTTGGTGGTATTCGGCTTGTCATAGAAGGTATATAGTGAAAGAATATGTTTTTATCTTAAGCCATTTAAGAAATACGtttactgttttatttttccagcaACCTCAATGGGCGCTATCTATGGGGGGAAACAAAAGAATATGCTACGGGAATGGTATGGTATTCGCTCCGAGGATATTATTATTCTTTAAAATCTTCGAAAAT contains:
- the LOC128277110 gene encoding ryncolin-1-like → MFKIAVVLFLVTLNTVPILCDECKESGRKLSALTNTVDGLVKSVETLSWLAQLNGETINQISYKTKLIEYNITVVQRDIKELIAGQQSLLASQKLVLESLTNNISKSSYESCRQVPSNVSGVYQIEPEKPFKEPMTVLCDQEYDAGGWVVIQHRFDGSANFYRNWKEYKNGFGQLEGEFWLGLDRIHQLTASKPHELVILLEDFEGRKTYAKYDLFEIGGESELYALNNITGYSGTAGDSLISVTGMKFSTLDSDNDTWEGSCAVTYNGAWWYSACHRSNLNGRYLWGETKEYATGMVWYSLRGYYYSLKSSKMMIRPVAQRKV